Proteins found in one Pseudochaenichthys georgianus chromosome 13, fPseGeo1.2, whole genome shotgun sequence genomic segment:
- the LOC117457520 gene encoding solute carrier family 13 member 2-like isoform X2, with product MAGILTCLWKYRNYIVIVLTPLLLLPLPLASPTSEAKCGYVIILMALYWCTECIPLAVTALLPVILFPMMGIMESNEVSPSLQQSHILINHFLLEWDDICVFSSVIQVCIQYLKDSNMLFIGGLLVAIAVEHWNLHRRIALQVLLIVGVKPSLLMIGFMGTTAFLSMWISNTASTAMMLPIANAVLQQLCDTEANAEEREFNMAAAKNGLDNQAFEMGDAKMSKELQSKENTINLDKDDSNGIISSLEAQQRRLKTEQKYTKLTKGMSLSVCYAASIGGTATLTGTTPNVIMKGQIDELFPDNGGVINFASWFGFSFPNMVLMLALSWLWLQFMFLGFNLKSTFGCGTKKEGDREAFQVIKDEYKKLGRMSFAEGCVLTIFTLLVVLWFTREPGFIPGWATLLFNKDKTYVTDGTVAILMSALFFCIPSKLPRCCGRSEDGASSEAPAALLNWDVVHEKMPWNILLLLGGGFALAHGSEKSGLSIWLGESLIPLQSIPPFAISILLCLLVAMFTECSSNTATTTLFLPILASMATAIEIHPLYVMFPCTISASLAFMLPVATPPNAIAFSYGNLKVLDMAKAGFILNILGVITINIAINTWGVAMFNLNEFPSWANVTKTP from the exons ATGGCTGGGATTCTCACATGCCTTTGGAAGTATAGGAATTACATTGTGATAGTCCTTACACCTCTTTTACTTCTTCCTCTGCCCCTGGCCAGCCCAACCTCG GAGGCAAAATGTGGTTATGTAATTATCCTCATGGCGCTGTACTGGTGCACGGAGTGTATCCCTCTGGCTGTGACCGCCCTGCTGCCCGTCATCCTCTTCCCCATGATGGGCATCATGGAATCAAACGAGGTATCTCCATCTCTACAGCAATCACACATTCTAATAAACCATTTCTTGTTGGAATGGGAtgacatttgtgttttttcctCTGTTATCCAGGTTTGTATCCAGTATCTGAAAGACTCCAATATGCTCTTTATTGGTGGGCTGCTGGTGGCCATTGCTGTTGAGCATTGGAACCTGCACCGGAGAATCGCCCTTCAAGTGCTGCTTATTGTGGGGGTGAAGCCATCTCT TCTGATGATCGGTTTCATGGGCACCACAGccttcctatccatgtggatcAGTAACACGGCCTCCACAGCCATGATGCTGCCCATCGCCAACGCTGTGCTGCAGCAGCTGTGTGACACAGAGGCCAACGCTGAAGAGAGGGAGTTTAACATGGCTGCTGCAAAGAATGGTCTGGATAACCAGGCGTTTGAGATGGGTGATGCCAAAATGAGCAAAGAACTCCAATCAAAGGAAAACACCATCAATTTGG ATAAAGatgacagcaatggcataataTCAA GTCTAGAGGCCCAGCAGCGCAGACTGAAGACTGAGCAGAAGTATACGAAGCTGACGAAAGGCATGAGTCTGAGTGTTTGTTACGCTGCCAGCATCGGTGGGACGGCAACCCTCACCGGAACAACACCCAACGTCATTATGAAAGGCCAGATTGATGA ACTCTTTCCAGATAATGGAGGCGTAATCAACTTTGCAAGCTGGTTCGGCTTCTCCTTCCCCAACATGGTGCTAATGCTCGCCTTGTCTTGGTTGTGGCTGCAGTTTATGTTTCTAGGCTTCAA CCTTAAAAGCACATTTGGATGTGGCACCAAGAAAGAAGGAGACAGGGAGGCGTTCCAGGTAATCAAAGATGAGTACAAAAAGTTGGGCAGGATGAGCTTCGCTGAGGGTTGTGTGCTGACCATCTTCACGTTGCTGGTTGTTCTGTGGTTTACCAGGGAACCTGGGTTCATACCCGGCTGGGCCACTTTGCTCTTCAACAAAGACAAAAC GTACGTCACAGACGGCACCGTGGCCATTTTAATGTCAGCACTCTTCTTCTGCATCCCATCTAAACTGCCAAGATGCTGCGGGAGGTCAGAGGATG GGGCCTCTTCTGAAGCCCCTGCAGCTCTGCTTAATTGGGACGTTGTCCATGAAAAGATGCCTTGGAACATTCTTTTGCTTCTGGGAGGAGGTTTTGCATTGGCACATGGAAGTGag AAATCTGGACTTTCTATATGGCTTGGAGAAAGTCTCATACCACTGCAGAGCATCCCTCCTTTTGCCATCTCCATCCTGCTGTGCTTGCTGGTGGCCATGTTTACTGAATGTTCCAGCAACACTGCCACCACCACTCTGTTCCTGCCAATACTGGCCTCAATG GCCACCGCCATCGAGATACACCCACTGTACGTCATGTTTCCCTGCACCATCTCTGCCTCGCTGGCTTTCATGCTGCCCGTAGCCACTCCACCCAATGCCATCGCCTTCTCCTACGGCAACCTCAAAGTCCTAGACATG gCCAAAGCTGGATTCATTCTGAACATTCTTGGAGTCATAACCATCAACATTGCCATTAACACGTGGGGGGTggccatgttcaatctgaatgaaTTTCCCAGTTGGGCCAATGTCACCAAAACTCCTTGA
- the LOC117457520 gene encoding solute carrier family 13 member 2-like isoform X4 produces MKRFPALIAIFCFAQEAKCGYVIILMALYWCTECIPLAVTALLPVILFPMMGIMESNEVCIQYLKDSNMLFIGGLLVAIAVEHWNLHRRIALQVLLIVGVKPSLLMIGFMGTTAFLSMWISNTASTAMMLPIANAVLQQLCDTEANAEEREFNMAAAKNGLDNQAFEMGDAKMSKELQSKENTINLDADKDDSNGIISSLEAQQRRLKTEQKYTKLTKGMSLSVCYAASIGGTATLTGTTPNVIMKGQIDELFPDNGGVINFASWFGFSFPNMVLMLALSWLWLQFMFLGFNLKSTFGCGTKKEGDREAFQVIKDEYKKLGRMSFAEGCVLTIFTLLVVLWFTREPGFIPGWATLLFNKDKTYVTDGTVAILMSALFFCIPSKLPRCCGRSEDGASSEAPAALLNWDVVHEKMPWNILLLLGGGFALAHGSEKSGLSIWLGESLIPLQSIPPFAISILLCLLVAMFTECSSNTATTTLFLPILASMATAIEIHPLYVMFPCTISASLAFMLPVATPPNAIAFSYGNLKVLDMAKAGFILNILGVITINIAINTWGVAMFNLNEFPSWANVTKTP; encoded by the exons ATGAAGCGATTTCCTGCTCTAATTGCtatattctgttttgcacag GAGGCAAAATGTGGTTATGTAATTATCCTCATGGCGCTGTACTGGTGCACGGAGTGTATCCCTCTGGCTGTGACCGCCCTGCTGCCCGTCATCCTCTTCCCCATGATGGGCATCATGGAATCAAACGAG GTTTGTATCCAGTATCTGAAAGACTCCAATATGCTCTTTATTGGTGGGCTGCTGGTGGCCATTGCTGTTGAGCATTGGAACCTGCACCGGAGAATCGCCCTTCAAGTGCTGCTTATTGTGGGGGTGAAGCCATCTCT TCTGATGATCGGTTTCATGGGCACCACAGccttcctatccatgtggatcAGTAACACGGCCTCCACAGCCATGATGCTGCCCATCGCCAACGCTGTGCTGCAGCAGCTGTGTGACACAGAGGCCAACGCTGAAGAGAGGGAGTTTAACATGGCTGCTGCAAAGAATGGTCTGGATAACCAGGCGTTTGAGATGGGTGATGCCAAAATGAGCAAAGAACTCCAATCAAAGGAAAACACCATCAATTTGG ATGCAGATAAAGatgacagcaatggcataataTCAA GTCTAGAGGCCCAGCAGCGCAGACTGAAGACTGAGCAGAAGTATACGAAGCTGACGAAAGGCATGAGTCTGAGTGTTTGTTACGCTGCCAGCATCGGTGGGACGGCAACCCTCACCGGAACAACACCCAACGTCATTATGAAAGGCCAGATTGATGA ACTCTTTCCAGATAATGGAGGCGTAATCAACTTTGCAAGCTGGTTCGGCTTCTCCTTCCCCAACATGGTGCTAATGCTCGCCTTGTCTTGGTTGTGGCTGCAGTTTATGTTTCTAGGCTTCAA CCTTAAAAGCACATTTGGATGTGGCACCAAGAAAGAAGGAGACAGGGAGGCGTTCCAGGTAATCAAAGATGAGTACAAAAAGTTGGGCAGGATGAGCTTCGCTGAGGGTTGTGTGCTGACCATCTTCACGTTGCTGGTTGTTCTGTGGTTTACCAGGGAACCTGGGTTCATACCCGGCTGGGCCACTTTGCTCTTCAACAAAGACAAAAC GTACGTCACAGACGGCACCGTGGCCATTTTAATGTCAGCACTCTTCTTCTGCATCCCATCTAAACTGCCAAGATGCTGCGGGAGGTCAGAGGATG GGGCCTCTTCTGAAGCCCCTGCAGCTCTGCTTAATTGGGACGTTGTCCATGAAAAGATGCCTTGGAACATTCTTTTGCTTCTGGGAGGAGGTTTTGCATTGGCACATGGAAGTGag AAATCTGGACTTTCTATATGGCTTGGAGAAAGTCTCATACCACTGCAGAGCATCCCTCCTTTTGCCATCTCCATCCTGCTGTGCTTGCTGGTGGCCATGTTTACTGAATGTTCCAGCAACACTGCCACCACCACTCTGTTCCTGCCAATACTGGCCTCAATG GCCACCGCCATCGAGATACACCCACTGTACGTCATGTTTCCCTGCACCATCTCTGCCTCGCTGGCTTTCATGCTGCCCGTAGCCACTCCACCCAATGCCATCGCCTTCTCCTACGGCAACCTCAAAGTCCTAGACATG gCCAAAGCTGGATTCATTCTGAACATTCTTGGAGTCATAACCATCAACATTGCCATTAACACGTGGGGGGTggccatgttcaatctgaatgaaTTTCCCAGTTGGGCCAATGTCACCAAAACTCCTTGA
- the LOC117457520 gene encoding solute carrier family 13 member 2-like isoform X3 — protein MAGILTCLWKYRNYIVIVLTPLLLLPLPLASPTSEAKCGYVIILMALYWCTECIPLAVTALLPVILFPMMGIMESNEVCIQYLKDSNMLFIGGLLVAIAVEHWNLHRRIALQVLLIVGVKPSLLMIGFMGTTAFLSMWISNTASTAMMLPIANAVLQQLCDTEANAEEREFNMAAAKNGLDNQAFEMGDAKMSKELQSKENTINLDADKDDSNGIISSLEAQQRRLKTEQKYTKLTKGMSLSVCYAASIGGTATLTGTTPNVIMKGQIDELFPDNGGVINFASWFGFSFPNMVLMLALSWLWLQFMFLGFNLKSTFGCGTKKEGDREAFQVIKDEYKKLGRMSFAEGCVLTIFTLLVVLWFTREPGFIPGWATLLFNKDKTYVTDGTVAILMSALFFCIPSKLPRCCGRSEDGASSEAPAALLNWDVVHEKMPWNILLLLGGGFALAHGSEKSGLSIWLGESLIPLQSIPPFAISILLCLLVAMFTECSSNTATTTLFLPILASMATAIEIHPLYVMFPCTISASLAFMLPVATPPNAIAFSYGNLKVLDMAKAGFILNILGVITINIAINTWGVAMFNLNEFPSWANVTKTP, from the exons ATGGCTGGGATTCTCACATGCCTTTGGAAGTATAGGAATTACATTGTGATAGTCCTTACACCTCTTTTACTTCTTCCTCTGCCCCTGGCCAGCCCAACCTCG GAGGCAAAATGTGGTTATGTAATTATCCTCATGGCGCTGTACTGGTGCACGGAGTGTATCCCTCTGGCTGTGACCGCCCTGCTGCCCGTCATCCTCTTCCCCATGATGGGCATCATGGAATCAAACGAG GTTTGTATCCAGTATCTGAAAGACTCCAATATGCTCTTTATTGGTGGGCTGCTGGTGGCCATTGCTGTTGAGCATTGGAACCTGCACCGGAGAATCGCCCTTCAAGTGCTGCTTATTGTGGGGGTGAAGCCATCTCT TCTGATGATCGGTTTCATGGGCACCACAGccttcctatccatgtggatcAGTAACACGGCCTCCACAGCCATGATGCTGCCCATCGCCAACGCTGTGCTGCAGCAGCTGTGTGACACAGAGGCCAACGCTGAAGAGAGGGAGTTTAACATGGCTGCTGCAAAGAATGGTCTGGATAACCAGGCGTTTGAGATGGGTGATGCCAAAATGAGCAAAGAACTCCAATCAAAGGAAAACACCATCAATTTGG ATGCAGATAAAGatgacagcaatggcataataTCAA GTCTAGAGGCCCAGCAGCGCAGACTGAAGACTGAGCAGAAGTATACGAAGCTGACGAAAGGCATGAGTCTGAGTGTTTGTTACGCTGCCAGCATCGGTGGGACGGCAACCCTCACCGGAACAACACCCAACGTCATTATGAAAGGCCAGATTGATGA ACTCTTTCCAGATAATGGAGGCGTAATCAACTTTGCAAGCTGGTTCGGCTTCTCCTTCCCCAACATGGTGCTAATGCTCGCCTTGTCTTGGTTGTGGCTGCAGTTTATGTTTCTAGGCTTCAA CCTTAAAAGCACATTTGGATGTGGCACCAAGAAAGAAGGAGACAGGGAGGCGTTCCAGGTAATCAAAGATGAGTACAAAAAGTTGGGCAGGATGAGCTTCGCTGAGGGTTGTGTGCTGACCATCTTCACGTTGCTGGTTGTTCTGTGGTTTACCAGGGAACCTGGGTTCATACCCGGCTGGGCCACTTTGCTCTTCAACAAAGACAAAAC GTACGTCACAGACGGCACCGTGGCCATTTTAATGTCAGCACTCTTCTTCTGCATCCCATCTAAACTGCCAAGATGCTGCGGGAGGTCAGAGGATG GGGCCTCTTCTGAAGCCCCTGCAGCTCTGCTTAATTGGGACGTTGTCCATGAAAAGATGCCTTGGAACATTCTTTTGCTTCTGGGAGGAGGTTTTGCATTGGCACATGGAAGTGag AAATCTGGACTTTCTATATGGCTTGGAGAAAGTCTCATACCACTGCAGAGCATCCCTCCTTTTGCCATCTCCATCCTGCTGTGCTTGCTGGTGGCCATGTTTACTGAATGTTCCAGCAACACTGCCACCACCACTCTGTTCCTGCCAATACTGGCCTCAATG GCCACCGCCATCGAGATACACCCACTGTACGTCATGTTTCCCTGCACCATCTCTGCCTCGCTGGCTTTCATGCTGCCCGTAGCCACTCCACCCAATGCCATCGCCTTCTCCTACGGCAACCTCAAAGTCCTAGACATG gCCAAAGCTGGATTCATTCTGAACATTCTTGGAGTCATAACCATCAACATTGCCATTAACACGTGGGGGGTggccatgttcaatctgaatgaaTTTCCCAGTTGGGCCAATGTCACCAAAACTCCTTGA
- the LOC117457520 gene encoding solute carrier family 13 member 2-like isoform X1, giving the protein MAGILTCLWKYRNYIVIVLTPLLLLPLPLASPTSEAKCGYVIILMALYWCTECIPLAVTALLPVILFPMMGIMESNEVSPSLQQSHILINHFLLEWDDICVFSSVIQVCIQYLKDSNMLFIGGLLVAIAVEHWNLHRRIALQVLLIVGVKPSLLMIGFMGTTAFLSMWISNTASTAMMLPIANAVLQQLCDTEANAEEREFNMAAAKNGLDNQAFEMGDAKMSKELQSKENTINLDADKDDSNGIISSLEAQQRRLKTEQKYTKLTKGMSLSVCYAASIGGTATLTGTTPNVIMKGQIDELFPDNGGVINFASWFGFSFPNMVLMLALSWLWLQFMFLGFNLKSTFGCGTKKEGDREAFQVIKDEYKKLGRMSFAEGCVLTIFTLLVVLWFTREPGFIPGWATLLFNKDKTYVTDGTVAILMSALFFCIPSKLPRCCGRSEDGASSEAPAALLNWDVVHEKMPWNILLLLGGGFALAHGSEKSGLSIWLGESLIPLQSIPPFAISILLCLLVAMFTECSSNTATTTLFLPILASMATAIEIHPLYVMFPCTISASLAFMLPVATPPNAIAFSYGNLKVLDMAKAGFILNILGVITINIAINTWGVAMFNLNEFPSWANVTKTP; this is encoded by the exons ATGGCTGGGATTCTCACATGCCTTTGGAAGTATAGGAATTACATTGTGATAGTCCTTACACCTCTTTTACTTCTTCCTCTGCCCCTGGCCAGCCCAACCTCG GAGGCAAAATGTGGTTATGTAATTATCCTCATGGCGCTGTACTGGTGCACGGAGTGTATCCCTCTGGCTGTGACCGCCCTGCTGCCCGTCATCCTCTTCCCCATGATGGGCATCATGGAATCAAACGAGGTATCTCCATCTCTACAGCAATCACACATTCTAATAAACCATTTCTTGTTGGAATGGGAtgacatttgtgttttttcctCTGTTATCCAGGTTTGTATCCAGTATCTGAAAGACTCCAATATGCTCTTTATTGGTGGGCTGCTGGTGGCCATTGCTGTTGAGCATTGGAACCTGCACCGGAGAATCGCCCTTCAAGTGCTGCTTATTGTGGGGGTGAAGCCATCTCT TCTGATGATCGGTTTCATGGGCACCACAGccttcctatccatgtggatcAGTAACACGGCCTCCACAGCCATGATGCTGCCCATCGCCAACGCTGTGCTGCAGCAGCTGTGTGACACAGAGGCCAACGCTGAAGAGAGGGAGTTTAACATGGCTGCTGCAAAGAATGGTCTGGATAACCAGGCGTTTGAGATGGGTGATGCCAAAATGAGCAAAGAACTCCAATCAAAGGAAAACACCATCAATTTGG ATGCAGATAAAGatgacagcaatggcataataTCAA GTCTAGAGGCCCAGCAGCGCAGACTGAAGACTGAGCAGAAGTATACGAAGCTGACGAAAGGCATGAGTCTGAGTGTTTGTTACGCTGCCAGCATCGGTGGGACGGCAACCCTCACCGGAACAACACCCAACGTCATTATGAAAGGCCAGATTGATGA ACTCTTTCCAGATAATGGAGGCGTAATCAACTTTGCAAGCTGGTTCGGCTTCTCCTTCCCCAACATGGTGCTAATGCTCGCCTTGTCTTGGTTGTGGCTGCAGTTTATGTTTCTAGGCTTCAA CCTTAAAAGCACATTTGGATGTGGCACCAAGAAAGAAGGAGACAGGGAGGCGTTCCAGGTAATCAAAGATGAGTACAAAAAGTTGGGCAGGATGAGCTTCGCTGAGGGTTGTGTGCTGACCATCTTCACGTTGCTGGTTGTTCTGTGGTTTACCAGGGAACCTGGGTTCATACCCGGCTGGGCCACTTTGCTCTTCAACAAAGACAAAAC GTACGTCACAGACGGCACCGTGGCCATTTTAATGTCAGCACTCTTCTTCTGCATCCCATCTAAACTGCCAAGATGCTGCGGGAGGTCAGAGGATG GGGCCTCTTCTGAAGCCCCTGCAGCTCTGCTTAATTGGGACGTTGTCCATGAAAAGATGCCTTGGAACATTCTTTTGCTTCTGGGAGGAGGTTTTGCATTGGCACATGGAAGTGag AAATCTGGACTTTCTATATGGCTTGGAGAAAGTCTCATACCACTGCAGAGCATCCCTCCTTTTGCCATCTCCATCCTGCTGTGCTTGCTGGTGGCCATGTTTACTGAATGTTCCAGCAACACTGCCACCACCACTCTGTTCCTGCCAATACTGGCCTCAATG GCCACCGCCATCGAGATACACCCACTGTACGTCATGTTTCCCTGCACCATCTCTGCCTCGCTGGCTTTCATGCTGCCCGTAGCCACTCCACCCAATGCCATCGCCTTCTCCTACGGCAACCTCAAAGTCCTAGACATG gCCAAAGCTGGATTCATTCTGAACATTCTTGGAGTCATAACCATCAACATTGCCATTAACACGTGGGGGGTggccatgttcaatctgaatgaaTTTCCCAGTTGGGCCAATGTCACCAAAACTCCTTGA